A genomic window from Scylla paramamosain isolate STU-SP2022 unplaced genomic scaffold, ASM3559412v1 Contig20, whole genome shotgun sequence includes:
- the LOC135097456 gene encoding uncharacterized protein LOC135097456: MAQSVTGYGPRNRLYFDGDERKYELWEVKFLGYMRLQKLHNVIDPPASSTTAADVTKNAEAFAELIQFLDDRSLSLVMRDAKDDGREALRILREHYLSKGKPKVISLYTELTTLLKGENESVTDYVIRAETAATALKTSGETISDSLLVAMVLKGLPTEFKPFMTVITQREKALTFAEFKVSLRSFEETEKSCGDKSDSDRVMRIESRKFSGTCFKCGLQGHKSVDCRVSRPNQTLRRWCENCRNNSHDTKFCWKSSGGNSGKDSARNVKDYSDDYDSQSHSFVFKVGLRRSETESCVVVNKLMVDCGATTHIINDDSKFVCFDKQFDPETFY; this comes from the coding sequence ATGGCTCAGAGTGTAACAGGTTATGGGCCCAGGAACAGACTGTATTTTGACGGTGATGAGCGCAAGTACGAGTTATGGGAAGTGAAGTTTTTGGGCTACATGCGGCTACAGAAACTGCATAATGTGATTGATCCTCCTGCATCAAGTACGACTGCTGcagacgttaccaaaaatgccgAGGCATTTGCGGAGTTGATTCAGTTCCTGGATGACCGTAGTCTATCCCTTGTGATGCGTGATGCGAAGGACGATGGACGTGAGGCACTGAGGATTTTACGGGAACACTACTTATCGAAAGGTAAACCCAAGGTCATATCACTGTACACGGAGCTCACAACGTTGCTTAAGGGAGAAAACGAGAGTGTTACAGACTATGTGATTCGAGCCGAGACGGCGGCAACTGCACTTAAAACGTCTGGTGAAACTATTAGTGACAGCTTGTTGGTGGCAATGGTGCTTAAGGGTTTACCTACGGAATTCAAGCCATTTATGACTGTAAttacacaaagagaaaaggcaTTGACATTTGCTGAGTTCAAGGTGTCTCTCAGAAGTTTCGAGGAGACAGAGAAGTCGTGCGGCGACaaaagtgacagtgacagagTGATGAGGATAGAGTCTCGTAAATTCAGTGGTACGTGTTTCAAGTGCGGTCTTCAGGGTCACAAATCGGTCGACTGCCGTGTCTCTAGACCGAACCAGACTTTAAGAAGATGGTGTGAGAACTGCAGGAATAACTCCCACGATACGAAGTTTTGTTGGAAGAGTTCGGGGGGTAACAGTGGTAAAGACTCTGCCAGGAACGTAAAAGATTATAGTGATGATTATGACAGTCAGAGCCACAGTTTTGTGTTTAAAGTGGGGCTTCGGAGATCAGAGACTGAATCATGTGTTGTGGTTAACAAGTTAATGGTGGACTGTGGTGCAACTACTCATATAATCAATGATGACtccaaatttgtgtgttttgacaaGCAATTTGATCCTGAGACATTTTATTGA